In a single window of the Jaculus jaculus isolate mJacJac1 chromosome 9, mJacJac1.mat.Y.cur, whole genome shotgun sequence genome:
- the Sod2 gene encoding superoxide dismutase [Mn], mitochondrial has protein sequence MLRRAACGAGRRLAPALGSLGSRQKHSLPDLPYDYGALEPHISAQIMQLHHSKHHAAYVNNLNATEEKYQEALAKGDVTTQVALQPALKFNGGGHINHTIFWTNLSPAGGGEPKGELLEAIKRDFGSFEKFKEKLTTVSAGVQGSGWGWLGFNKEQGRLQIAACANQDPLQGTTGLIPLLGIDVWEHAYYLQYKNVRPDYLKAIWNVINWENVTERYVACKK, from the exons ATGTTGAGGCGGGCGGCGTGCGG CGCGGGCCGGAGGCTGGCCCCGGCGTTGGGGAGCCTGGGCTCCCGGCAGAAGCACAGCCTCCCCGACCTGCCGTACGACTACGGCGCCCTGGAGCCGCACATCAGCGCCCAGATCATGCAGCTGCACCACAGCAAGCACCACGCGGCCTACGTGAACAACCTGAACGCCACCGAGGAGAAgtaccaggaggccctggccaaGG GAGACGTTACGACTCAGGTAGCCCTTCAGCCAGCACTGAAGTTTAATGGTGGAGGACATATTAATCACACCATCTTCTGGACAAACCTGAGCCCTGCTGGTGGGGGAGAGCCCAAAG gagaGTTACTGGAAGCTATCAAACGTGACTTTGGGTCTTTCGAGAAGTTTAAGGAGAAGCTGACAACTGTGTCTGCTggtgtccaaggctcagggtgggGCTGGCTTGGCTTCAATAAGGAGCAGGGACGCTTACAGATTGCTGCTTGTGCCAATCAGGACCCATTGCAAGGAACAACAG GCCTTATTCCACTGCTGGGGATTGATGTATGGGAACATGCTTATTACCTTCAGTACAAAAACGTCAGACCTGATTATCTCAAAGCTATTTGGAATGTAATCAACTGGGAGAATGTAACTGAAAGATACGTGGCTTGCAAGAAGTAA